The genomic stretch AGTTGGTGTTCTGGCTGATCGTGGTGTTGCACCAGGTGTTCTGGATCGATCAGCTGCTTCTTGGCGGTACGCTGCTCTCAATCCTGTAGGAGCCGGCAAGGCTCCTACAGCTTCAGCCCGATCTGCGTGCGCTTGGGCAGCTTGCTCACCACCAACTGGTGGGAGCGCTGCAGCAAACCGCGCAGCTCCTCGCTACCCAACGGGTAGGGCACTTGCATGATGATCCACTGCGCCCGCGCCAGGTACGGTGCTGGGTGGACGCCTGGACGATCCACATGGCCGAGAAACAGTTCCTTGTCGACCTTGAATGCCAGGGAATCACCCCGCAGGTTCTGCAAGGCAAACATCTTGTTGCCGGCAATCGAGAACACCCGCACACCGCCCCACTTGTAATCTTCCCGTGCTCCGGGCAAGCCCAGGCAGAATAGGGCGACGTCGTCTTCGGTCATGATCGGGCTATTCATAGCTGCTCTCCACAGTTTTTGAAGGCCTCGGCCAAGAAATCGATCCAGGCGCGCACCGCTGGTGAAACGCCACGCCGGTGTGGGTACACCGCTTGCAGCCAGCCGCCTGGCAGCGACCAGTCGGGCAACAGTTGAATAAACTGGCCACTTTCCAGTTCCTGCTCGCAGTACATCATGGGCAATACCGTGAACCCCAGGCCGGCGAGGGCGCTGGTCTTGCGCACCACGAAGTCGTCGATGCCCAGGCGTGCTTCCAGTGCCAGGTCGGTGGTGTTGCCTTCAGGATCGAGCATGCGCAGGTGGACCATGCGGTCGGCCTCCAGCGCACCCAGCACTGGCAGGTGCTTGAGGTCGGCCGGGGTATTGATCTGGCGACCTTGCACAAACGCCGGGGTAGCGACCATGGCCGTCCGGGCCTGGCGCAGGCGGCGGGTCACCAGCAGCGGGTCTTCATCGCCCAGGTCGCGGACGCGCAAGGCCACGTCCACGCCTTCGGCTACCAGATCGACGCGGCGATTGATCAGCATCATTTCCAATTGCACCAGCGGGTAAGCGGTGAGGAATTGCGCCACGACGGTCGGCAGGATTTCATGGGCCAGGCCCACCGGGCAACTGACCCGCAGGCGGCCCCGGGGCTCGCTGGACATACTGGCCACGGCTTCGTCGGCCATTTCCGCTTCCAGTAGCATTGCCTGGCAATGCCCCAGGTAACGTTCGCCGACGGCGGTCAGGGTCAATTGCCGGGTCGTGCGCTGCAGCAGGCGGGCACCGAGGCGTTCTTCCAGCTCGGCAATGCGCCGCGACAGCCGCGACTTGGGGATCCCCAGCAGCCGGCCAGCGGCCGCGAAGCCACCCGCTTCCACCACCTTGGCGAAATAGTAGAGGTCATTGAGGTCTTGCATGTTGAGCCTATTGTCCTGTCAGTGGGACGAACTATCGCATTTTAACCGGCTAATCGGCTATTGGATTGATCTGTAGGATTCTCTCCATCAGATCGCCCGGTGGCGATCCTCACTTGGAGATCCCACATGAAACTCTTGCATATCGATTCCAGCATCCTTGGTGACAACTCGGTGTCCCGTCAGTTGAGCAGCGAAGTGGTCAAGGCCTGGCAAGCGGCCGAACCCGGTGTGGAAGTGACCTACCGCGACCTTGCCAGCGAAGGCATCAACCATTTTTCCGGGATTACGCTGGGCGCCTTGGGTACCGCTGCCGAGTTGCGTGATGCCGTGCAGAAGCACGAAGCCGACCTGAGCGCCTCGACCCTGGCCGAGTTCCTGGCCGCCGATGCGGTGGTCATCGCCGCGCCAATGTACAACTTCACCATCCCAACCCAACTCAAGGCCTGGATCGACCGCATTGCGGTTGCCGGTCAGACGTTCCGCTACACCGAAGCGGGTCCTGAAGGCCTGTGCGGCAATAAGAAAGTCATCGTGGTCTCCACCGCCGGCGGCCTGCATGTTGGCCAGCCTACGGGGGTAGCGCATGAGGATTACCTGAAAGTCCTGCTGGGCTTCCTGGGTATCACCGATGTCGAGTTTGTACGTGCCCATGGCCTGGCCTACGGTGATGAAGTGCGCAGCAAGGCGCTGAACGATGCCAATGTGACGATCAGCGAGCAGTTGTTCATCGCTGCGTAAGCCCCCTGTAAATTTCATCGCGACTCGCTATCAATCTGATTCGAGGCGCCTAAACTCTGTATTCTGATGGCCTGAAAGCCAGCGGAATACGGAGTTTTTTGTTGTGGGTGGGCGAATCTGGCGCAGGTTATGCTTTACAAGGTCATACCGCCCGAGCCTGAGCCGACTCGCCGGCGTCACACAGCACAGGTGGACATCCCCATGATGCGTCTTTGTGCAGTCTTGCTGGTTTCCCTGCTCGGCAGCCTCGTTTCAGTGCACGCCGCGGTGGCCCCGCATCCCCATTGGAGCGTGGGCTATCACCGGATGAGCGTTCTCGACCCGCTGGATTCGCAGCCGATGAAAGCCATCGCGTTTTATCCGTCCACGGGCCAGGAACATGTCAGCCAGGTGGGCGCGTATCGCGTCGCGGCCACCGAGGATGCCAAGGTTGCCATTGGCCGCTTCCCGTTGCTGATGTTATCCCATGGCAACACCGGAACGCCCCTGGCCTTGCACGATCTGGCGACGTCACTGGCGCGCAAGGGGTTTGTGGTGGTGGCGGTGCTGCATCCTGGCGACAACTACAAGGATCACAGCCGCCTGGGCACCTTGAGTAATCTGTATGGGCGGCCGATCCAGATCTCGCAGGCAATTACCGCCACCCTTGGCGACCCGATGCTGTCGCCCTTCGTCAATGTGGACCAGGTGGGCGTGATCGGCTATTCGGCGGGAGGGGAAACGGCGCTGATCCTGGCCGGTGCCAAGCCGGATTTCGAGCGTTTGCGCCGCTATTGCCAGGAGCGTCCGGAAGACCGTGACGCCTGTACCACCAAGGGTGAGCTGGTGGTCGACCGCGATGACCTGCAACCCCAGGCCGACGCCCGGATCCATGCGTTGATGCTGATGGCGCCACTGAGCCTGATGTTTGGTCGTCATACCCTGGGTGACGTGCATGTGCCTGTGCTGCTGTATAGCGGCGATGGTGACAAGCTGGTGGCCGTGGATAAAAACGCCGCCGCCCTGGCGCGCAAGCTGCCCCAGCCCCCGGACTTCAAACTGCTGGCCGGGGCCGGGCACTTTATCTTCATGGCCCCGTGCGATGACGCACAACTGGCGCTGATGCCGACGCTCTGTACGGATGCCGATGGGGTGGACCGTGAGGGCATTCACCGCGACCTGGTCTCCGAGGCCGGGCGTTTTTTCAGCCGCACCCTTGGCCAGCATTCGCGGGCCGGCATGCAGACCGCGGATCAGTAGGCCCGGCGCATCAGCAGCAAGGTCAGGCCCAGGCCCGTGATGGACAACAGCGCCGCACAGAAGAAAATCCATGAGTAACCCAGGTTCAACGCCACCGCGCCCATCAAAGGCCCGGCAATCGCCAGTGCGAGGTCAAAAAACACGGCATAGGCACTCAGCCCGGCGCCCCGGCTACTGGCGGGTACCTGTTTGATGGCCTCGACGCCCAATGCCGGGTACACCAGTGATAGGCCGAAACCGGTGAGCCCGGCGCCGATCAGAGCGACGCCGGGAGAGGGTGCAAGCCACAGCAGGACCAGGCCGAGGGTTTCCAGGGTCATGCAGGCAATCGCTGCACGAAACCCGCCAAAGCGTTTAATGCTGGAAATAAACAACAGGCGCGACAGGATAAAGCAGATGCCAAATACCGTCAGGCACCAGGCGGCGCCGGTCCAGCCGCGACTGAGG from Pseudomonas fluorescens encodes the following:
- a CDS encoding FMN-dependent NADH-azoreductase, coding for MKLLHIDSSILGDNSVSRQLSSEVVKAWQAAEPGVEVTYRDLASEGINHFSGITLGALGTAAELRDAVQKHEADLSASTLAEFLAADAVVIAAPMYNFTIPTQLKAWIDRIAVAGQTFRYTEAGPEGLCGNKKVIVVSTAGGLHVGQPTGVAHEDYLKVLLGFLGITDVEFVRAHGLAYGDEVRSKALNDANVTISEQLFIAA
- a CDS encoding MmcQ/YjbR family DNA-binding protein, producing the protein MTEDDVALFCLGLPGAREDYKWGGVRVFSIAGNKMFALQNLRGDSLAFKVDKELFLGHVDRPGVHPAPYLARAQWIIMQVPYPLGSEELRGLLQRSHQLVVSKLPKRTQIGLKL
- a CDS encoding LysR substrate-binding domain-containing protein; translation: MQDLNDLYYFAKVVEAGGFAAAGRLLGIPKSRLSRRIAELEERLGARLLQRTTRQLTLTAVGERYLGHCQAMLLEAEMADEAVASMSSEPRGRLRVSCPVGLAHEILPTVVAQFLTAYPLVQLEMMLINRRVDLVAEGVDVALRVRDLGDEDPLLVTRRLRQARTAMVATPAFVQGRQINTPADLKHLPVLGALEADRMVHLRMLDPEGNTTDLALEARLGIDDFVVRKTSALAGLGFTVLPMMYCEQELESGQFIQLLPDWSLPGGWLQAVYPHRRGVSPAVRAWIDFLAEAFKNCGEQL
- a CDS encoding alpha/beta hydrolase family protein — translated: MMRLCAVLLVSLLGSLVSVHAAVAPHPHWSVGYHRMSVLDPLDSQPMKAIAFYPSTGQEHVSQVGAYRVAATEDAKVAIGRFPLLMLSHGNTGTPLALHDLATSLARKGFVVVAVLHPGDNYKDHSRLGTLSNLYGRPIQISQAITATLGDPMLSPFVNVDQVGVIGYSAGGETALILAGAKPDFERLRRYCQERPEDRDACTTKGELVVDRDDLQPQADARIHALMLMAPLSLMFGRHTLGDVHVPVLLYSGDGDKLVAVDKNAAALARKLPQPPDFKLLAGAGHFIFMAPCDDAQLALMPTLCTDADGVDREGIHRDLVSEAGRFFSRTLGQHSRAGMQTADQ